CCATCTCAGCGATCGCCTCAACGTGATCTTCACGCTCGATCGGTAAGCCACCCACCACCATATAAGAATCGCCAATGGTTTTAATCTTTTCTAAACCGTGATGTTCTGCGAGGCGATCAAACTTTGAGAAAATCTGGTTCAGCAGCGTCACCATCTCTTGGGGTGGAACATTGCTCGATAGCTCTGTAAAGCCGACAATATCGGCGAATAACACCGTTGCCTCAGCAAAACTCTCGGCGATCGTCCGATGTTCCTGCTTCAACTGACGCGCCACTGCCTCTGGCAAAATGTTGAGCAGCAACCGTTCCGATTTTTTCTGCTCCTCTTCTAGTTCCTGTCGAGCATGAAATTCTGCTTGTTGCAACTGCTCATATAAAAAGATGGACAGATTGCAAATGCAACAAAACCAGAAGAGATAGAGCCACAGCGATGAATCCCACACTCCCGGTTTTTCTTCGGGCAAACCCAAAATGGTGTTGACGGTGAAGTAGTAGAGCAAAACTCCTATCTGGGACACCATATGTAGTTGCCAGCGCACAGGCATCAGGGTGGCTTGCGCTAGAAATACAAGCGTCCAGGCAAACACTCCCGGGAAAGCAACGCCTCGTAAGGTTGCCCATACTTGCTCAATCAAGGTAATCGACCACGAGCACGCTAAGAAAACCCATTCTGGGGATCGCTGCCCCACCGGGAGCCGCAGCAGCACGAGGGAGATCAATAAGCCAACTTCCGTCGCACCCGCCATCAATAGCCAGGTGGGGTGGCGAGGGCTAACCCCAAGACTGATGAGGATCAGTTCTAGCGTGATGAAGGTGAGATAGGCAATTAGTGCCAGATGAATAGATAGCCGCAATCGCCGCCGCAAAAACCTCTTGCGCCACACCTTGTAACGTGCCGAAACAGGAGACTGCTCCTCCTGATGAGGCATCTCTAAAACCTTTGATGCATAAGCAGTTAGGCTTTTAATGAACACTCTTCGCCACACAATGAAGGGCAACTTGCAATGCAATCAACAGGTGGTTATCAGATCATTGCAACAACACAATTCTGTTATCTATAACTCTAAGGGTTAGAGCTTCCGTATGAATAGATTTTGTTGATAGATTGACTTTTAGCAGGTGAAACAGAGCAATGTGGCAACACCCCGACTATTTGGTACACCGCCACTGGATGGAGCGGGCGATCGCCCTGGCAGAGACAGCGGGTCAGGCGGGTGAGGTGCCCGTTGGAGCCGTCATCGTTGGAGCCACGGGGGAATTAATTGCTGAAGGCGAAAATCGCCGAGAACGGGATCATGATCCCACGGCACATGCTGAGATTCTGGCACTCCGAGCAGCGGGGCGATCGCTACAAAGCTGGCACTTAAACGACTGTACACTTTACGTGACTTTAGAACCCTGTCCTATGTGTGCCGGGGCGATCATTCAAGCCCGCTTAGGGACTCTGGTCTATGGGGTAGACGATCCCAAAAGTGGTGCAGTTCGGACGGTGCTCAACCTGCCAGATAGTGCCTGTTCTAACCATCGCTTGCCAGTCTGGGGAGGCATTTTAGAGGCACCCTGTCGGCAGCAATTGCAAGCCTGGTTTGCCCAACGCCGTCGTAAAGGGATGGATGGCATTGGCACTCCAAATGAGTAGACTTGACAATTCCTACGCGCTGATATGGTAGATCATTAATATTCGTCACCGCTGAAAATTTCTCCCTTTAGTTATGCCGGGACAGACATGGAACTGTCCCAGCGACGGAAGGTATCACCTGTGAAACAATTTATGGTGTATTTAGTCAAGGCTTAAAACGCTTTGAAGGGTTCGTAGCTGGTTTTTTAGTCGATAACTATGGTTTCGTTTAACTATCTCAAACATTCCGCTGAAACCCTGGTGCCGATATCCCGGCAGGTTGACCCAATTGACTCGCGTTTTTCTCCCTGGTTAACTCCGTTAGCCTATCCCTTAGTCGGTGGATTAGTCCTCCCAAATTTCTTTAAGCAGATTAAAGTCTCTGGGCAAGAGAATCTACCAACTGATGGACCCGTGATTCTAGCTCCAACCCATCGCTCTCGTTGGGATGCGCTAATTCTAGGGTGGGTTGCAGGACGGGGAGTCACTGGGCGCGATTTGCGGTTTATGGTATCTTCTAGCGAAGTCCAAGGGATTCAAGGATGGTTTATTCGCCGTTTAGGTGGGTTTCCGGTCAATCCCAAACAACCTGCGATCGCCAGTCTGCGGCATGGTGTCGAGATTTTGCAAAACCGCCAGATGATGGTGATTTTCCCGGAAGGCGGCATTTTCCGAGATACTGAAGTGCATCCGCTCAAACCTGGATTAGCTCGACTTGCCTTGCAAGCTGAGACAAGCCAACCTGGATTAGGCGTTCAAATCGTTCCAATCAGCTTGCGTTACAGCGATCCCTACGTAGCGTGGCGTAGCACAATATCCATTCAAATTGGTGCCCCCCTACAAGCCGCACACTACAACCAGGGCATCGCGAAGCAAAACGCCCAACACCTGACTCAGGACTTAGAAACCGCGTTGAAGCAACTAGCTATCACCAATGATTTGCCCATGACGTGAATCATGGGGAGTGGAGAAGAGAGCATTTGTCATCCGTCAGATGAGGAATCGCCGATAACAATAGACCACTAACCCCGTTGTCCCTGGATGCAACTCATAACGGACAAAGTGGATTAGCATTAGAAATGCTACTTCCAGTTTGAAAAATATGTCCCAGGAGTTGTTGCGATCGCTGGTTTGGATGGATTATCGTCTGGCACTTCTATTTTTGGTAGTCGTGCCGTTGGTGCTGTCGGTGTGGGTTCTGGTCCGGCAGTTAGAGGCGATGCAGCGGCTTCTTGTGATTTATTGGCGGGTGTCGAGCCTGTTGGCGATTACAGTCTATTTGCTCATTGCCAGCATTCCCGTCGGGTTCATTACTGGCTTAATGGCACGAATTCTGATTCCCATTGGTCTGTGGTTTTGGGTTGACCTCAACGAAGAGATTGAAGACCAGCCCAAAAGCCTCCTAAAACTGGTTTTAACCTCCTGGCGTTGGGCAGCAAGTCTCTATTGCGCCCTGGGGGCGATCGCCATGTTGCCCATTTTGCAATGTGCGCTGTCTACCACCGCGTTGAACCAACCTTTCTGTCAGGTGTGGCAGGAACCACCATTTCTCTTTAGAGAGTTTTTTCACCGTAACTTGACCCCCCCATTCCTGGGCTTCTTTGGCATCGTAGCCCTGGTTATTTATGTCCTCTATCTGGGTTACTTTGTTTTTGTTCGGCTAGCTAAACAAGGTCGCATCGCCATCGAACAATGAGCCAATTGGGTTACAGACTAGAGCAGTACACCATCAAACGCCCGCAAGAGGTGCTGTTGGTCACTGTTGAAATCGACGGAGAGCTAGACCAAATTCTGATTTTTAAGGGCTTCTCCAGTTCCTTAATTCGCCCAACGGCTTACGATCCGGACGTGCCGATGCTCTCTGATGATGCACACATTGTGGCGATCGATCGCCTGCAAGCTCCGTATCTACCAGATAATCCACACTACCTTCAGCAGGGGTTAACGGTGGAGGCGATCCACGAATTACTTGAAGTGGTGGGCGTGTGAAAGGGAAAGGATGAGGGATGAAGGATGAAGGATAAAGGATGAAGGATGAAGGATGAAGGATGAGGGATGAAGGATGAGGGATAAAGGATGAAGGATGAAGGATGAAGGATGAGGGATGAGGGATGAGTAGGAGGCACAAGAACTGGAGTGCAGACAAAACCGACCTGTGTCGGTGCTGCAACGCTGCTTAACACCAAAGTTAATTTTTATTGAGTAGGGGTTGAACTTTAAGGCTTTTTCCTGATCCGGTGAGTCTCATCTGTCTGATGAAGTATGTAGACTTGCGGAGCGAAGATGCTATGCTCCACTGTGAGTGTGATGTGTGGAGTGAATTTTAAGCATGGTTTTATCCTCTGTATCCCTGGATGATGTCTTGTCACCCAAACCCTCGATCCCTACAACTGATGAACGAGTGAGTGCGATTATCGCGGAAGTAACCCAGGCGATCGCCCTTCCCTCTAGCAAGTTGTTTGGCACGGATGGCATTCGTGGGCGAGTTGGAGACTTGCTGACAGCACCCCTGACACGACGAATCGGGTTTTGGGCTGGGCAAGTGTTGCAACAATCGGTTGTCTCATCTGGACCCGTTATTGTTGGACAAGACTCCCGCAACTCCAGTGATATGTTGGCAGCGGCGTTGTCAGATGGGTTGACAGCGGCAGGGGTTGAAGTCTGGAATTTGGGGTTGTGCCCAACGCCGGCCGTCGCTTATCTCACCAGTATCAGTGAGGCGATCGGTGGGGTCATGATCTCCGCCAGTCATAATCCTCCTGAGGACAACGGCATCAAGTTCTTTGGAACGACTGGTACAAAGCTGTCGAGCAAGCTCCAGGCTCAAATCGAAGCAGCCGTGCGAGGAGAAGGCACCTGGGAGCCGAGCCTGACACCTGTTCACCTAGGGCAACACTGCGATCGCCCCGAACTTGTCTCCACCTACGCTGAATCACTTCAGGCATCCTTGCCTCACGTTAGTCTGCACGGTTTGCGGATCGTGCTGGATTTAGCCTGGGGCGCAGCAGCCCACCTAGCTCCTCAAGTGTTTAAGGCGTTGGGGGCAGAGGTGATTGCACTGCACAACCGCCCTGATGGCGATCGCATCAATGTTAAGTGTGGTTCAACCCATCTGGAACCCTTAAAAGCGGCTGTTTTGGAACACAAAGCTGACATGGGTTTTGCCTTTGATGGCGATGCCGATCGCGTCCTCGCAGTCGATGGTACGGGGCGCGTTGTGGATGGAGATTACATCCTTTACTTCTGGGGTCAGGCATTGCAACGCGCTAATCTGCTGCCCCACAACACGATCATTGCCACGGTCATGTCCAACCTTGGCTTTGAGCGAGCCTGGGAGCAGCAGGGCGGTACTTTGGTTCGCACTGCCGTTGGAGATCAGTACGTCCACGCTGAAATGGTGCAGCGAGGTTGTGTGCTCGGCGGTGAGCAATCTGGACACATCCTCTGTCGCCACTACAGCGTTTCGGGGGATGGGGTGCTGACGGCTCTGCATCTGGCGGCTCTAGTGCAGCAATCGGGCACAACCCTGGCAGACATGATGCAAAACAGCTTTCAGACCTACCCACAATTGCTGCGAAATGTGCGTGTTGAAGACCGCGATCGCCGCCTCAACTGGCAAAGCTGCGAACCCGTACAACAAGCGATCGCCGAAGCCGAAGCGGCAATGGGGAATCAGGGGCGAATCTTAGTCCGTGCCTCTGGGACAGAACCTGTGATTCGGGTCATGGTTGAAGCCGCCTCTGCCGAATTGACTCAACATTGGTGTGATGCCCTCGTGGCCGTTGTACAGCGACACTTGGCGTAGAGCGATACTGGTCAATCGTTAATCGTCAATTGACTATTGACCATCAACGATTGACCATTGACCATTGACTACTCGCTTACTTACACTCCACTGACACTCTTCTTTCCTACAATACAGAAGTAGTACGTACGCTCAGAGGTGCAATGGCTCGTACCCCCACGCTGCGGTTTGATCGGGGCACGCTGATCCTTCATCCGCCCCCCAAAGGAAAAGGGTGGATGGATTATGCTACCTGGGATGACCGCGTGGAGCGGTTCCGCATTCCAGCAATGCATTACCGGGAATTGGTAGAGACGTTGCAAGCCGAAGGAATCGCGTTTACCGATGAGGCAAAAGGGTTTGAGGCGATCGCCCTAAAAACTGCCTTAGAGCGCGAACCCTATCCTCATCAACAAGAGGCACTCGCTGCCTGGACTCAAGCGGGACGCCGGGGAGTGGTGGTGTTGCCCACCGCTGCTGGAAAGACCTACCTGGCACAGATGGCGATGCAGGTTACCCCTCGAAATGCCCTGATTACGGTTCCCACATTGGATTTGATGCATCAGTGGTATGCTCACCTGTTAGCCGCATTTCCGGATGCAGACGTGGGCTTGCTGGGGGGTGGCTCTAAGGATCGCACCGCCATTCTGGTAGCCACTTATGATAGTGCTGCGATTCATGCTGAAACGTTGGGAAATCGCTATGGGTTATTGATTTGTGATGAGTGTCACCACTTGCCCAGTGATTTCAATCGAGTAATTGCAGAGTACGCGATCGCCCCCTATCGTCTGGGTTTAACCGCAACGCCCGACCGTGCTGATGGCAGACACGCCGATCTCGATACCCTGTTGGGATCGGTGGTGTATTATCGCACCGCTGAGGATCTGGCAGGAAAAGCCCTGGCACCCCACGACATCGTTCAGGTCAAGGTCACCCTGTCACAGGAAGAGCGCGATCGCTACGATCACCTGATTCAAACGCGCAACCAGTTTTTAGAAAAATCCAATTTGTGGCTGGGCACACTGGAAGGATGGCAACGCTTTGTCCAGGCGAGTGCTCAATCACAAGCAGGACGACGCGCCATGTTAGCTCATCGGGAGGCACGGGCGATCGCTTTGGGCACAGCAGGCAAATTGCGGGTTTTAGCCGATTTGCTGACACAACACTATCCAGAGCAAACTCTGATTTTTACGAATGACAATGCCACCGTGTATCGCATCTCACAGGACTTCCTGATCCCCGCGATCACCCATCAAACCCCCGTCAAAGAACGCCACGACATTTTGCAAAAGTTTCGGGAGGGCACCTACAAAACCCTCGTTGCGTCCCATGTGCTGAACGAGGGGGTAGATGTGCCTGCTGCCAGTGTTGCTATTTTGCTATCGGGAACTGGCTCAACCCGCGAATACATTCAACGCTTGGGGCGAGTTTTGCGAAAAGGACAAGCCAACAAAACCGCCATTCTCTACGAAGTCATTGCTGAGGAAACTACGGAGGAAAACGTCTCTCGTCGCCGCCGCACTCCCCCTCAACCCCATCGTCAGCCTCGCCAATTAGAACTGGTGCCTACATCTCCGTATGAGGTAGCGGCTCGACGTTTGCCCCTGGCAGCAGAGGAATCTGGTCAGTGGGGAGATGGCACAGGAGAGGAGGAAGCGAGGGAGCAAGGAGTGGGGAAGGATGAAGGATAAGGGAGAAGATAGAAGAGGGAAGAGGGAAAAAAGAAGGGGCTAAAGGAAAAAAGACGATACAAGCTCAAGGCTGAAGGATAAACAGCGAGGTTTTGAAGGATCATCCTGATACTTCAGGCTTCTTTTTCAACTCTCATCTTTTATCCTTTTACAGCTATCGCCACTTGATTCAGGTTAGAAAGGGTGTGCGGGCTGTGCCCCGGTCAGCGGTTCTACCCCTGCACCCTGTCCTAACCCAAGTCGCTACGGCTATATTTCCCCTATGCCTTACCCCTCACGCCCTATACCCTCCTCGACGCAAGCAGGGTCTATCGGGATTCAGTACACTACTAGACGGGGGATGATTTATTGAGGAAACTGGAGTGCGCCTGTTTAGGACAGTTGCTGGTTTACGCTGCTATCTCAATCTGGTAAAGCCAGGGTGGCAGGCAAAAGACGAGAACAGGGGGGGCGCGATGCAAAGCCGTTCCTCTGGGGAGGGCATCACCTTTCCATCTGTTCCGGTGACTGTGGGTTTGGTACCAACCATGGGCGCGTTGCACGAGGGGCATCTCAGCCTGATTCGACGGGCGCGTCGTGAGACAGATGTGGTCGTTGTCAGCATTTTCGTTAACCCGCTGCAATTTGGACCCAACGAAGATTTTCAAAAATATCCCCGAACGCTAGAGTCTGACCAGGTTATTTGTGAACAGGCAGGAGTGGATGTCATTTTTGCACCTAGCGCAGAGGAACTGTATGGAACGGTCGATTTTGCGCCTGCAAATTCTGTAAACAAACAGACATTGACACAAGTGATTCCACCTGTTGATATGATGTCGAGATTGTGTGGTCATTTTCGTCCAGGGCACTTTGAAGGGGTTGCTACCGTAGTCACGAAGCTATTCCATCTGGTGCAGCCCAATCGCGCCTATTTTGGGCAAAAGGACGCTCAACAACTAGCAATTTTGCAACGAGTGGTGAAGGATTTGAACTTGTCTGTAGAAATTATCCCCTGTCCCATTGTGCGTGAACCCGATGGGTTAGCGTTAAGTTCTCGCAATCGTTACTTAAGTGAACAGCAGCGATCGCAAGCAACGGTATTGAGCCGCGCTCTGCAACAGGCAGAAGAGCTATTTTGTCGGGGTAACGCCCACAGTGATGACTTGCTTGCCGCAGTCAAGGCAGAGTTGGCGACAACCCCCGATGTGCGAGTGGAATACGTCGAGTTGGTGCATCCTGAGACGATGATGCCACTAGCGACGGTTGAGGAAGTGGGTTTGCTGGCGATCGCGGCCTATGTGGGTAATACCCGCTTGATCGACAATATAATTCTGCGAAATCGCCAACCTATTATTGCCATTGATGGACCTGCTGGTGCGGGAAAGTCAACTGTGGTGCGACAGGTCGCACAAAAACTAGGGTTACTCTATCTCGATACGGGAGCGATGTACCGTGCTGTCACCTGGCTGGTCTTGCAGTCGGGAGTGGCAATCGATGATGAACCAGCGATCGCGGAATTAGTTAGTCAATGCGACATCGTGTTGGAGAATCCCGAAGAGGACTCTTCCGCAGAGCCGATTCACATGCACACATCACTACTTAAGCCGAGGGTCTGGATCAACGGTCAGGATGTCACGCAGGTCATCCGTAGCCCCGAAGTTACGGCTCAAGTGTCTGCGATCGCGGCTCAAGCGGCGGTGCGACAAGCCTTGGTCAAGCGTCAACAGGAGTATGGGCGCAAGGGGGGTGTCGTCATGGATGGGCGCGATATTGGCACTCACGTTTTCCCAGATGCCGAACTCAAAATTTTCTTGACCGCATCGGTACAGGAACGGGCACGCCGACGGCAGTTAGATTTGAAAAATCAGGGACAACTTGAAATCGACCTGGAAGAACTGGAACGAAGCATCTTTGAGCGCGATCGCAAAGACAGTACCCGTGCGATCTCCCCGTTGCAAAAAGCAGCAGATGCGATTGAAATTGTCACAGATGGAATGACGATCGCAGAAGTAACCCACAAAATCATTGATCTTTATCGCCAACGGTTGGCAGTCAACCCAACGTCACAAACCCGTGACCATTGACGCGGCTATAGCCGTAGCTAATGCCGATTTAATGTTTGATTGTGGCAGATCACTGGGTAGGGGCGTTTTGCGAAACGCCCTTACGGAATCCTGTGCAGCGAAGCCAATTCAAATTGGTATAGCCTACGCATATGCATTAGGACATAAGGGGGGGGTGATGTTCCAAACCTGTTGATAACCTCTGTAAGACCCCCTGTAGTCCCCCTTACCAAGGGGGACGGCGACAGCCGGGGGTTAGTAGCAACAGATCTGAAACACTACCAAATTCGTGTTTGAGTCATTGCCTTTGCCTTAAGCTTTCTGACCAAAGCTATTTTCCAGGGGTATAGGCTCATACCCTGCCTCTGCTGGGGAAACAACAGAGATAAATACGAATGGCTCATCGCCCCTATTGGTTACACCATGAACGCACCCCGTAGGGGCAACCACAATATCTCCAGCGGCGATCGCCATTGTTGTGCCTGTCTGGTCGAGATAATAGTCACCTACTCCGCTCAAGATCGTCCAGGTGTCCTGTCCAGAAGGGTGAATGTGCGGCAGGATCGATTGCCCTGGCTTAACGTACCAGGCAACAACAGTAGCATTGACAGATTCCGTGACAACCGATCGAATCGGTTCTCCATCGGCAGGTTGAAAAAAATCAGCACTCTTGAATCGGCGAGTCATGCTCATGGTTATCTTCTGTCACGATCAGAAGAGGCAATTATCTCACTGAACCCATTTGAGGATTGTCATTCTGGTGACTTGCACAAGCGATCGCGCTGACGTCATCAAACCTACCATGCATTGTTTTTTAACTCCCACACGCCATGGATCGTCTGACCCAACTCCGCCATCAGTATCTTGAGTTGACAAATCACGTCTTACCGAATCTGGCGACCTCTCGCCACTTCCCAATTCGTGAGAACCACTGCTTTCAACGCATTATTTTGGATAATTTGTTTGGTTGTTGTTGGTATGACGTGTTGGAACGCACACGAGAAGCAGCATACAAACAATTGACTGAGGAGCAGTTAGAAGAAGCGATCGCCCTAGCCAACGCCATCATGACCCAATCAGACTCTTATCTAGAACAACTCAATCAAAACAGTTTGACCTGGCGTGGCAAGCAAGGAAAAAAGGGATTGCTTGAGCGGTAAGCCGATCGCTGGATGATCGGTTCTCTTGACCAGGCGATCGCTCAATTGCCGCTATCCTGAAGTGTTCTAGCAATTCAGGTGCTGCTGTTTTGACGACTCCAACACTTCAACCTAATTCCGTCCAGTCAGACGACTTTAACCGTTTATTGAACATCAAAGAGATCTATTACGAACCTGCCGTTCTCGACTATCCGCGTGCTCAGAGCATTCTTGCCAACTACCCCAATGCTCAGTTGATTGAAGTTGATTCTCACTGGAACATTCCTGAGCTACACGGCAACGAGGGAGCCGTTGAAGATTGGAACCGCATCAAGCGCACTGTGCTCGTGCTCGGTGTGAAGAAGTCGCTGCAAGCTCGCCCCAACGATCGCAGTTCTGATTTTGTCGCACCGTCTCACGCAAATGGGTGTGCGATGGCTTGCGGTTATTGCTATGTGGCTCGTCGCAAGGGATTTGCGAATCCCATCACCACGTTTGTCAATATCGAGCAGATCACTCGCTACATCAAGCGTCACGCTGCTAAACAGGGCAATAAGCCAGAGCCAAATCAAGTTGATCCGCAGTATTGGGTTTATGAGATTGGCGAGAATAGCGATTGTTCCGTCGATGCAGCGATTTCTGACAACGTGAAGGACATCATTACGCTATTTCGTGACATTCCTAATGCGAAGGCGACCTTTGCCACTAAGCGAGTGAAGCGCGAGTTGCTGAGTTACGACCCGCAGGGCAAAACCCGCATTCGCTTTAGCCTGATGCCTCAATCCAAAGCTTCAGTGGTTGATATTCGCACCTCCAGTGTTGGCGATCGCATTGCAGCCATTAACGACTTTGTTGAGGCTGGGTATGAGGTTCACGTCAACTTTGCGCCTGTGATTTACTACGACGACTGGTTGCCAGAGTACGAGCAGTTGTTTGAGCAGATTGACGACACGCTCTCTAACAAAGCCAAGGAGCAGTTGCAGGCAGAGGTAATTTTTCTGACGCACAACGATCGCCTCCATGAAGTCAACCTGGGCTGGCATCCCCAGGCTGAGAAGTTGTTGTGGCGACCAGAGTTGCAGGAGACAAAGTTCTCGCAGACGGGGGGCAGGAATGTGCGCTATAAGCGAGGTTTTAAGGGGACGTTGGTGGATGGTCTATGTGAGTTGATCCGAGAACGCCTGCCCTATTGCAACATCCGCTATGCGTTCTAGTGGATGAAGGCATATTCGTGCCAATCACACACAGGACGATAACCAATTTGCTGATAGATACGATTTGAGGTGGGATTGGCTAAATCTGTAAACAAAAAACAGGATTTACAGCCCTGATCCAACAGCATTTGGCTAACAGCCGCAACACAGGCGGTCGCGTATCCTTTGCGGCGATGTTTGGGTGGGGTATAGACAGGCGCAATTCGGGCTGCGGTCGGTGAAAACGGTCTGCCACCCACCATCGCAACGGGAGTCTCGTTTTCCCAGAGATAGGTGCTCTGCCGCTTTAACTCAACATCCACTCTGCGTTCGATGTCGTTGGGAACAACCCCGTCAATTGCCACATTAAACGCAGTGAACCAGTCCAATAACAACGGGCGATCGCCCTCAGTCGCCAACCTGAGCGATCCACTCGCTCTGCCCACGGGTTTTACCTGGGTTAACTGATAAATTCTCGACTCCATCTCACAGTGACAGGCTTGCCCCGTTAGCGTTTGCCACATTTTTACGAATGCGTCTGCCTCGGCGACCAAACTGCTAACCCCTGACAATGGATCGTATTGCACATCCTGGGCAATCAGCTTTAAAGCATCTGAATCCTGGGCTTTAGACAGCAGAAGGTGACCTGGAGGAGTGCGGAGGGCGATCGCCACAATCTCATCATTTACTTGAACCGTTGCCAGATAAGGCGGTTCAGGATATCGCTCTGGAAAATGCAACAGCGTTTGCACAATGCCCAGCAGTGCATTATGTTCCGCCTCATACTGCACCAAATAGGCTTGAACCTGTTGCCAAAATTCCTGAACGCTATCAAATCGATGTAGCTGCATAGTAGCTTCCCTGAAGCAGAAAGAAGAAATAGATTTTAGGTTTGAGTTTCGAGAACTTTTAAATATTGCGCTGGAACTTCATCCACTAACCAGACTCCATTTGCTGAGCAGTAAAAGACAAACCCCGCTTGTTGCATGGCTGCACTATCCACTTCAAAAATCACAGGACGACCATGCCGCATCCCAACTTTATGAGCCGTTTCTACATCTCGCGATAAATGCACATGATGACGTGACATTTTGACCAATCCCGATCGCACAATCAACGGAACTGATTTCTCTCCTGTGCCGTGATACAACACGTCTGGCGGAGTTTGCGGCTCCAGTTGCAAATCTACCTCGACACTGTGCCCTTGATTGGCACGAATGCGCGTCTTTGTCTCATCAAACGAGAATCGCTGCTTATCACTGTTAGCGACGACTGCTTCCAACTCCGCACGAGTTATGGGAAACTGACGCGCGGCGCAGGCTGACAACAATTCATCCACATCAACCCAACCTCCTGGAGCAAGCGTCAGCCCAAGGGCTTCTGGTGTGTGCCGCAAATGTTTGCTCAGGTACTTACTAACGTTGACCTGTCGTTTTTCATCCATAGCCTGCCGTCTGGGTTAAATTCTTGTCTCATACTACAAATACTACACAGCCTTTCCCGGATTGCGTATGCCATGAAACGACTGATAGATTTTCCCTCAGGATCGTGGATTTGATAAATCCGCAAACTGTACGGGCGGGTTTAGCAAACTCATCTCTGCCCTGCAATGAATTTGATGGCAAAACCCGCCCCTACCAACCATCGAACTTACTTTAATTCCCATTCCTTACTCTGGCACCTTGACCAGACATCCTGCTTGTTGAAACTGTACGACAATCTGCGGGTGATATTCCCTGTAGTAAGTGGACGTTGTCGGATTCTCGACAGGACGG
This Oscillatoria sp. FACHB-1407 DNA region includes the following protein-coding sequences:
- a CDS encoding adenylate/guanylate cyclase domain-containing protein, which produces MPHQEEQSPVSARYKVWRKRFLRRRLRLSIHLALIAYLTFITLELILISLGVSPRHPTWLLMAGATEVGLLISLVLLRLPVGQRSPEWVFLACSWSITLIEQVWATLRGVAFPGVFAWTLVFLAQATLMPVRWQLHMVSQIGVLLYYFTVNTILGLPEEKPGVWDSSLWLYLFWFCCICNLSIFLYEQLQQAEFHARQELEEEQKKSERLLLNILPEAVARQLKQEHRTIAESFAEATVLFADIVGFTELSSNVPPQEMVTLLNQIFSKFDRLAEHHGLEKIKTIGDSYMVVGGLPIEREDHVEAIAEMALDMLEAIAEFNSTRSRPFNIRVGINTGPVVAGVIGVKKFIYDLWGDTVNVASRMESQGLPGRIQVTSAIYERLKHRYEFQPRGDIYVKGKGEMMVYLLMARKQAESEGKARDEG
- the tadA gene encoding tRNA adenosine(34) deaminase TadA, with protein sequence MWQHPDYLVHRHWMERAIALAETAGQAGEVPVGAVIVGATGELIAEGENRRERDHDPTAHAEILALRAAGRSLQSWHLNDCTLYVTLEPCPMCAGAIIQARLGTLVYGVDDPKSGAVRTVLNLPDSACSNHRLPVWGGILEAPCRQQLQAWFAQRRRKGMDGIGTPNE
- a CDS encoding lysophospholipid acyltransferase family protein; protein product: MVSFNYLKHSAETLVPISRQVDPIDSRFSPWLTPLAYPLVGGLVLPNFFKQIKVSGQENLPTDGPVILAPTHRSRWDALILGWVAGRGVTGRDLRFMVSSSEVQGIQGWFIRRLGGFPVNPKQPAIASLRHGVEILQNRQMMVIFPEGGIFRDTEVHPLKPGLARLALQAETSQPGLGVQIVPISLRYSDPYVAWRSTISIQIGAPLQAAHYNQGIAKQNAQHLTQDLETALKQLAITNDLPMT
- a CDS encoding DUF3177 family protein, translating into MSQELLRSLVWMDYRLALLFLVVVPLVLSVWVLVRQLEAMQRLLVIYWRVSSLLAITVYLLIASIPVGFITGLMARILIPIGLWFWVDLNEEIEDQPKSLLKLVLTSWRWAASLYCALGAIAMLPILQCALSTTALNQPFCQVWQEPPFLFREFFHRNLTPPFLGFFGIVALVIYVLYLGYFVFVRLAKQGRIAIEQ
- a CDS encoding DUF7734 family protein, whose amino-acid sequence is MSQLGYRLEQYTIKRPQEVLLVTVEIDGELDQILIFKGFSSSLIRPTAYDPDVPMLSDDAHIVAIDRLQAPYLPDNPHYLQQGLTVEAIHELLEVVGV
- the glmM gene encoding phosphoglucosamine mutase, producing the protein MVLSSVSLDDVLSPKPSIPTTDERVSAIIAEVTQAIALPSSKLFGTDGIRGRVGDLLTAPLTRRIGFWAGQVLQQSVVSSGPVIVGQDSRNSSDMLAAALSDGLTAAGVEVWNLGLCPTPAVAYLTSISEAIGGVMISASHNPPEDNGIKFFGTTGTKLSSKLQAQIEAAVRGEGTWEPSLTPVHLGQHCDRPELVSTYAESLQASLPHVSLHGLRIVLDLAWGAAAHLAPQVFKALGAEVIALHNRPDGDRINVKCGSTHLEPLKAAVLEHKADMGFAFDGDADRVLAVDGTGRVVDGDYILYFWGQALQRANLLPHNTIIATVMSNLGFERAWEQQGGTLVRTAVGDQYVHAEMVQRGCVLGGEQSGHILCRHYSVSGDGVLTALHLAALVQQSGTTLADMMQNSFQTYPQLLRNVRVEDRDRRLNWQSCEPVQQAIAEAEAAMGNQGRILVRASGTEPVIRVMVEAASAELTQHWCDALVAVVQRHLA
- a CDS encoding DEAD/DEAH box helicase — protein: MARTPTLRFDRGTLILHPPPKGKGWMDYATWDDRVERFRIPAMHYRELVETLQAEGIAFTDEAKGFEAIALKTALEREPYPHQQEALAAWTQAGRRGVVVLPTAAGKTYLAQMAMQVTPRNALITVPTLDLMHQWYAHLLAAFPDADVGLLGGGSKDRTAILVATYDSAAIHAETLGNRYGLLICDECHHLPSDFNRVIAEYAIAPYRLGLTATPDRADGRHADLDTLLGSVVYYRTAEDLAGKALAPHDIVQVKVTLSQEERDRYDHLIQTRNQFLEKSNLWLGTLEGWQRFVQASAQSQAGRRAMLAHREARAIALGTAGKLRVLADLLTQHYPEQTLIFTNDNATVYRISQDFLIPAITHQTPVKERHDILQKFREGTYKTLVASHVLNEGVDVPAASVAILLSGTGSTREYIQRLGRVLRKGQANKTAILYEVIAEETTEENVSRRRRTPPQPHRQPRQLELVPTSPYEVAARRLPLAAEESGQWGDGTGEEEAREQGVGKDEG